The sequence CCGTACGGGCAGCGCGGGCTCCCGCCTGCGCCCGTCCGACGTCCCGCACGACCTGATCCGGACCGCGCGCGTCCTGCACGTCACCGGCATCACCGCCGCGATCAGCGACACCGCCCGCCAGGCGCTGGACGACGCCGTCGAGACCGCGCGGGACGCGGGCGTCCCCGTCTCTCTCGACCTCAACTACCGGTCGGCGCTGTGGACGCCCTCCGAGGCCGGCGCATGCCTGCACACCCTGGTCAAGCGCGCCGACCTGGTGTTCGCGACCGAGCAGGAGGCCCGCCTCGTCGTGCCCGGCGACGACCCGGGCGCGCTCGCCACCGCTCTGGCCGCGCTGGGCCCCCGCGACGTCCTCGTCAAGCGGGGCGCCGCCGGGGTGGTCGCGTTCTGCGAGGGCCGGCTGCACGTCCGGCCCGCCCACCGGGTCCCCGTCGTGGACCCGGTCGGCGCCGGGGACGCGTTCGCCGCCGGCTACCTCGCCGAGTTCGTCCGCGGCCTGCCCGTCGCCGCCCGCCTGGCCACGGCCACGGCCACGGGCGCCTACGCCGTCACCGTCCGCGGCGACTGGGAGGGCCTGCCCGGCCGCGCCGATCTGGAACTCTTGAGAACCACGGAAAACGACGTCACCCGATGACCGGCGTCACCAGATGAGGAGACAGACATGAGCAAGCGCGAACTTCGCAGCGCGGACTCCGCCCCGCCCGTCGGCACCTACTCGCAGGGGCTCGTGGTCGGCGACTTCGTGTACACGTCCGGCATGGGGCCGTTGGACCCGAAGACCGGCGAGATCGTCGGCACGGACGTCGCCGCACAGACCCGGCAGACCCTCGCCAACCTGGCCGCGATCCTGCGCGAGCACGGGCTCGGGCTGGACGACGTGGTGAAGTCGACCGTCCACCTCCAGGACCTCCACCGCGACTTCGCCGCCTACGACGAGGTCTACCGGGAGCACTTCACCAAGCCCTACCCGGTGCGCACCACCGTGGGCTCGGAGCTGATGAACATCCTCGTCGAGATCGACTTCGTCGCCTACAAGAAGAGCTGACGGACTCGTCCCTCTTCGCCAGGGGAGGAGGAACTGCGAGGATGGTCGCATGAACGCGTGGATCACCGTCGTCACGTACGAGAACGTCCGGGGCTGCCCGGGCCCCGCGGCCGCGCTGCGGGGTTGACTGCGTGACCGCGGCATCGACTGGATGCCCTTCCAGGACGACGAGGTCACGATAGGGCTCGCCTGCGGGCGCGACGACGACGGGCGCGCACGCGGCTGGTACAGCGTCCAGGTGCGGGCCGAGGCCCTCCGGCACCTCGGTCTGCATCCCGACCAGCCGACGTCCCGGGTCACCGGTCCCTCGCCCCCGGCGTGGTGGCACGCCGCCGCGGAGCGCGGGGCGCGCTCGCGGTGACTCGGTCGTCCGCGGCCGAGAGGCGGCGGGCGAACATCGGGATGATGATCGCCGCGGCCAGGACGTGCGCGGCGCACAGCATCACCTTCGTCGAGGTCGCCGTGGCCCCCGCGGCGACGGGCGTCGTGAACGACAGCACCGTCAGCGCGACCGCCGCCCACACGAACGTCCGGGACGGCCTCCCGGCGAACCGCGCGAGGAGCATCGCGAGGACCGTCCCCCAGAACGTGCAGATGACGGTCCCCATCGCGAACATGCCGACCATGATCGGCTCGGTGGCGTCGGCGCCGACGCCGCCGGCCTCCATCGGGACGCCTGCCGCGCGGGCGGCCAGGCCGAACAGTTCGGTGGCGACGGACCCGGCCAGCGCCGCGGCCGCGCCGGTCAGCCAGATCGGGCGGCCGCTGCCGGTGAACGTCTGAGCGATGTCCATGATGTGCTCCTTTCAGGGCTTCTGAAAGGAAGTCGAAGCCGCGGCGCCGGAATCGACATCATCCGCCGAATATCTCCGGCAGATCGAACGCGGCGAACACCCGGGCGTCCTGGAAGACGACGTTGCGCGCCACACCCCGCGGGGTCACGGTGAAGACCTGCAGCGTGTGCAGCCGGTACGCGCCCTCGGACCGCCGGTACGCGACAAGGGCCGGCTGCCCGTTGGCGGACGTCCGCGCCATCCGCCAGTCGGCGCCCGCCATCGCGAACACCCGCGCCATGAACCGCCCGTAGTCGCGCCGCCCGCGGTACCAGAGCGGCACGGGCGGCATCTCCATGACGGCGTCGTCGGTCAGCAGCGCCACCAGGCCGTCGACGTCGGCCGCCTCGAACGACCTCACGTACCGGTCGAGGACCGCGGCGATCTCCGCGTCGTCCGGCTCGGCGATCTCCTCCTCCGCCGCGATGCCCGACAGGCCCGCCCGGGCGCGTTGCAGGGCGCTGTTCACCGCGGCCGGAGAGGTCTCCAGCAGTTCCGCCGTCTCGGCCGCGCCGAACTCCAGGACGTCCCGCAGAATCAGCACGGCCCGCTGCCGGGGCGGCAACACCTGCATCGCCGCCACCAGCGCCAACCGCAGGCTGCCGCGCCGCACGACCCGCGCCGCCGGGTCGTCCAGCAGCGCGTCCGGGAACGGCTGCAACCACGGCACCTCCAGCGACGGGGTCAGCGGCGCGTCCGGGTCGTCGCTCGGCCCGCCGAGCCCGGACGGGAGCGGGCGCCGGGCCCGCCCCCGCAGCGCCGTCAGGCACACGTTCGTCGCGATCTTGTAGAGCCAGGTACGGACGGACGCCAGGCGCGGCTCGTAGCGGTCCCGGGCCCGCCACGCGCGCAGCATCGTCTCCTGGACGAGGTCCTCCGCCTCGTGCACCGAGCCGACCATCCGGTAGCAGTGCACCAGCAGCTCGCGCCGGTAGGAGTCGAGATCCTCGTCCACGGTGGTCCTCCGGTCAGCGGGCGGGCGCGTTGGCGTAGGCGGCGACGAGCCACCGCCCGTCCCGCCGCGACAGCACCCAGGTGGCGAGCCGCTCGCGTTCGGGCGGGAACTCCTGCTCCCCCGCCATGATGATGCCCGCCCTGCTGACGACGATCGCGGTGTCGCCGTGCACGCGGACGTCCTGCGGCTCGTCCACGCCCCGGGAGCCCTTGAGCGGCCCGGCGAACGCGGCGGCCATGTAGCCGCGCACCGCCTCGCGGCCCTGGTTGAACACACCGGGCATCACCACGGTCGCGTCCTCGACGTAGTGGTCGGCGAACGCGTCGGCGTCGCCGTCGCCCCACGCCTTGTACAGCCGCTCGAAGACTTCGCGGACGGCCGTCTCGTCGCTGTTCATCGCTTGAGTCCCTTCTCGAACCGGATCGGTCGAGGTGTGTACTGCGGGGAGCTCACCGATTCATCGCTCCGCCGCAAGAAATCTCGCGGCGGAAACGACAAGGGGCCCGGCGTGAACCGGGCCCCTCGGCCGTGATCGATGAGGGGTCGATCGCGGTCGGTCGGTGCGTCAGACCTCAGACCGTGACCGGTCCAGAGCCTTCAGCGCCGTGTGCACCAGCAGCTGGACGCCGAGCGCGATGCAGCTCTCGTCGACGTCGAAACCGCCCTGGTGCAGGTCGTACTTCGGCGTGCCGGGCCTGCGCACGCCGAAGCGTCCGAGGGCGCCCTTGGTCAGTTCGAGGTACAGGGCGAAGTCCTCCCCGCCGATGCTCTGACCGGTGGGGTTGATCTTGTCCTCGCCGAGCGCCAGACGACCGGAGTCCCGGAAGATCTGCACGCTCGTCGCCTCGTTGATCGT is a genomic window of Actinomadura citrea containing:
- a CDS encoding sugar kinase is translated as MSLDLVTFGETMARLENPAVGPMRHARSLDLGIGGAESNTAIGLSRLGGSAAWFGRVGDDEFGRLITTVLAGEGVRLGHTVVDGTAPTALLFKERRSGTLTRVQYYRTGSAGSRLRPSDVPHDLIRTARVLHVTGITAAISDTARQALDDAVETARDAGVPVSLDLNYRSALWTPSEAGACLHTLVKRADLVFATEQEARLVVPGDDPGALATALAALGPRDVLVKRGAAGVVAFCEGRLHVRPAHRVPVVDPVGAGDAFAAGYLAEFVRGLPVAARLATATATGAYAVTVRGDWEGLPGRADLELLRTTENDVTR
- a CDS encoding RidA family protein — protein: MSKRELRSADSAPPVGTYSQGLVVGDFVYTSGMGPLDPKTGEIVGTDVAAQTRQTLANLAAILREHGLGLDDVVKSTVHLQDLHRDFAAYDEVYREHFTKPYPVRTTVGSELMNILVEIDFVAYKKS
- a CDS encoding DUF6069 family protein, which gives rise to MDIAQTFTGSGRPIWLTGAAAALAGSVATELFGLAARAAGVPMEAGGVGADATEPIMVGMFAMGTVICTFWGTVLAMLLARFAGRPSRTFVWAAVALTVLSFTTPVAAGATATSTKVMLCAAHVLAAAIIIPMFARRLSAADDRVTASAPRAPRRRATTPGARDR
- a CDS encoding sigma-70 family RNA polymerase sigma factor, producing MDEDLDSYRRELLVHCYRMVGSVHEAEDLVQETMLRAWRARDRYEPRLASVRTWLYKIATNVCLTALRGRARRPLPSGLGGPSDDPDAPLTPSLEVPWLQPFPDALLDDPAARVVRRGSLRLALVAAMQVLPPRQRAVLILRDVLEFGAAETAELLETSPAAVNSALQRARAGLSGIAAEEEIAEPDDAEIAAVLDRYVRSFEAADVDGLVALLTDDAVMEMPPVPLWYRGRRDYGRFMARVFAMAGADWRMARTSANGQPALVAYRRSEGAYRLHTLQVFTVTPRGVARNVVFQDARVFAAFDLPEIFGG
- a CDS encoding SgcJ/EcaC family oxidoreductase, coding for MNSDETAVREVFERLYKAWGDGDADAFADHYVEDATVVMPGVFNQGREAVRGYMAAAFAGPLKGSRGVDEPQDVRVHGDTAIVVSRAGIIMAGEQEFPPERERLATWVLSRRDGRWLVAAYANAPAR